In Helicobacter colisuis, the DNA window GCGACAATCCACACAATGATTTTAAACTAAACACCTTGATACGCAAATCTTTTGACAATACGCTTGATTCTATCCCACAAGAATTGCAACCCTACGCCACAAAGGCAAGACTAATTGATATGATAGATTTTGAAAAAGTGGAGTTTAATAAAGCGATAAGTTTAAATCCTATCAATTCACAAGGTGAGGGCAAGGCACAAAATCCTTTTGAAAACTCTAAGTATGAGTTGGTGAAGCTTGGGGAGGTTGCAAAAATTGATTGGGGAAATACAAATTTAACCAAATCAATCTATAAGGATAATGGTAAATATTTAGCTTATTCAGCAAGTGGGCAAGATGGAAAAATAGATTTTTTTGAAAATGATGGAGAGGCTATTATATTATCTGCAATTGGAGCAAGGTGCGGAAAATGTTTTTATGCTGTTGGTAAATGGACGGCTATAAAAAACACAATAACAATAAGAGCCATACAAGAAAAAGTATTAACCAAATTTATATTTTATTGCGTGAATGATGAGTATTTTTGGCAAAAATCTGGCTCTGCTCAACCTTTTATTAAATTAAGTTCAGCTAGAAATCAAAAAATCCCCTTGCCGCCTTTAGAAATCCAAAAGCAAATCGTAAGCGAATGTGAAAGCCTAGAATCACAATGCAACACAATAGAGCAGAGTATCAGGGCATACCAAGAACTCATTAAAGCAATTCTTTGGCATTGTGGGATTACTACAGAATCTACAAAAGATTTTGATTCTATCCTAATGTCTTTAGCAGAGTTAGAATCCAAGCTTGACTTTGAGCTTTTAGGAAAGACAAAACAAGATTCTAAAGCATTTTTGCAGAATCTAACAAATACCCTAAACACTCTCCCAACTCCACCAAGCAATGGATGGGAAAGAATTTGGTTAAAAGATACGAGATTTATTGATTTAAACCCAAAAAAAGAAATCAATAATTATGATGAAAATATACTTGTGTCTTTTGTGGAAATGGCAAGCGTTTCAGACAAAGGATACATTGAAAGAAAGATAAATAAACCTCTAAAAGAAGTTAAAAAGGGTTATACCTATTTTATAGAAAATGATGTCTTGATTGCAAAAATAACCCCTTGTATGGAAAATGGTAAATGTGCAATTGCAACAAATTTAACAAACAATATAGGTTTTGGTAGCACAGAGTTTCACATTTTTAGAGCCAAATCTGGCTTGAAACCCAACTTTTTATTTTACAATTTAAATCAAGAAGCCATAAGAGAGCAAGCTGCGATTGCAATGACTGGAGCAAGTGGGCACAAAAGAGTTCCCATAAGCTTTTATGAAAATCTTACAATCCCCCTCCCGCCACTAGAAGCCCAAGAAAAAATCACACAAAGCATTGAGACAATCCAATCTCAAATTTCTTTTTTAGATTCTGCACTTCCGCTTTTACAATCTCAAAAACAAGAGGTATTGAAAAAATACCTTTTTTAAGCATTTCTAGGCAGATTCACAAAACAAGCCAAAAATAAATTTTAGGCTAGAATCTACAATAGTTTTAACTCCACTTTGTTTTTACTAAGCGACAACACTTCAACTTCCACATTATCGCCCTCTTTTAAAACATCAGAAACTTTTTGTTCTTAGTTTTAATCTGAAAAATAACTAAGCAATATTATCACACAATACCTTTTATATTTAATTGAATCTTAAATTTAAGTTTATATTTATTTTCTATTAATATAATTTCAGTCTACTTTAAACATTATAGATTATAAACAAAAGGTTTTTTATGAACTTTAGTACCAAAGCTATTACTACAGCTGAAAATCCAAATCTAAGCGGACACACTTCAAGCGATGTTATTTCTCCCATACATCTCTCTAGCACTTTTGCAAAACCTGATTATGAAAATAATATTAAAGGCTTTAGCTACTCCAGACTAACAAACCCAACAAGAGAAGTCTTAGAAAAAAAGGTGGCGGCTTTAGAAAATGCAAAACATTGTATCGCCTATGCTAGTGGTCAAGCTGCAGAAAGTGTAGCTATTCTTAGTTTTCTTAAAAGTGGCGATGAAGTCATTTGCTTTAATGATATTTATGGCGGAACTAGAAGATTGCTTAGTTTTGTGTTTAATCATTTTGGCATTAAGGTAACTTATGTCGATATGACAAAGATAGAAAATATCAAAAACGCTATAAATGCAAACACTAAAGCCATTTGGCTTGAATCGCCCACAAATCCGCTCTTGCAAATATGCGATATTAAAGCAATTTGCAATCTTGCAAAAGAACACAATGTCTTAAGTATAGTTGATAATACCTTTGCTACACCATTTTTACAACGACCATTAGATCTTGGCGCTGATGTAGTTTTGCATAGCTTGACTAAATATATCAATGGGCATAGCGATAGCATTGCCGGTGCTATTTGTCTTAATGATGAAAAACTTTATGAAAAACTTCGCTTTGTTTCAAACAGCACAGGAATGATTTTAAGCCCTTTTGATTCTTATCTCAATGCAAGGGGTGTTAAAACTTTAAAATTGCGTGTGCAAAAACAATGTGAGAATGCCTTTGCTGTGGCTAGTTTCTTGGAAAAACATAAAAAAATTAAAAAAGTTTTGTATCCAGGCTTAGATTCTCACCCTCAACATACTTTGGCTAAAGAGCAAATGAATGGCTTATTTGGTGCTGTCGTAAGTGCCTATTTGGATACAGATGAAGAAGGAATGAAGCGTTTTGCGCAAAACCTAGATTTATTTATTCTAGCAGAAAGTTTGGGTGGCGTTGAGAGTCTTTTTGGTTGCCCTTATTATATGAGTCATGGTAGTGTTGATGAAAATATCAAAAAGCAAATGAATATTACTAAAAATCTCCTAAGATTCTCAGTGGGATTAGAAGAGGAAGAGGATTTGATATCAGCCCTAGACTTTGCATTAAATAAAATTTAAAGGAATTTTATGAAAATTAAATTATTACTAATAGCATTAATCGCATTTCTTTTAAATGCTTGTTCTAATACAGAAAACCAACAAAGCATAAAAGTAGGTAGTGAGGGCGCTTATAAACCCTTTTCTTATGTGGATAAAGATGGAAAAATAACAGGCTATGATGTTGAAGTTGTTAGAATCTTACAAGAAATTGATCCATCTTTGAATTTTAGTTTTAATTATGCACCTTGGAATGCTCTATTTTTGGGCTTAGATTCTGCTAGATTTGATATGCTTGCTAACCAAATCATCAAAACACAAGAAAGAGAAGAAAAATACCTCTTTAGTAAAGAGAGCTATTTTGTAAGCACTTCGCAATTTGTTGCTAGAGCTGATAATACAGATATTAACACAACCTCAGATTTAAAAGGAAAGATTGCAGGATGCGTTGTAGGATCTGCACACACAAAAATCCTTGAAGAATGGAATAATAAAAATGGAAATGTCTTAGAAATACGATATTACAAAGATTTAATACCACTTCTACAAGATTTAGTTAATAAGCGTATAGACATTCATTTAAATGATCCTGCCTCTATTGCTGATATCATCAAAGAACAAAAATTGAATCTTAAAGTGCTTGATGAGCGTATCTCTCAAAGTCCAGTTTATCTCATTTTCAGAAAAGAGAATCAATCCAAAGAGCTCATTGAAAAAGTAGATGCTGCACTAATAAAAGCAAAAAAATCAGGAAAACTACACGATCTTTCTATAAAATACTTTGGGGTAGATCAAAGTCAGTAAAATGCAATTATTTGACTTCGACTATGCTCTAAGCGCCATTCCCACTTTATTAAAAGGAGTTCCAATCTCCTTAGCCATCGCCATTGTTGGCTTTATATTGGGCGCTATTTTAGGATTAATCTTAAGTTTAATAAGAATTTATAGAATTCCTATTTTATTTCAATTAGCAACACTTTATATTTCCTTTTTTAGGGGAATTCCTGTCTTAGTTCAAATCTTTCTAGCCTATTATGGTATCCCCTTAGTGCTTAGGTATTTTAATTATCAATATAATTTAAACATTGATATTTCGGGTATCGATGCTATTTATTTTATGTATCTTGTGTATGCGTTATATTGTTCTGCATACCTTAGTGAGATTTTTAGAAGCTCTATCTTAAGCATAGACAAAGGACAATTAGAAGCCGCTTATAGCGTTGGAATGAGCACCACCCAAGCATTATTTATTATTATTCTACCACAAAGTATGCTTTTAGCCTTGCCTAATATTTTAAATTTTTTTATTATGCTTATCAAAGAAACTTCGTTGGTATTTGCTGCTTCAGTTCCAGAAATAATGGGCATAGCAACATTAGAAGCTGATAGAAGTTCTAAATTTTTGGAAGTCTATATCATAGCTGCACTTATTTATTGGGTTATTAGCATTGTTTTGGAAAAAAGCTTTGCCATACTTGAAGCAAAACTCATCTCTTATAAAAAAGTTATGGGGAAATCATGATAAGCATTCAGAATTTAACTAAGAGCTTTCATAGTCATTTAGTTTTAAAAGATATTTCTTTAAATATCCAAAAAAATAAAACTTATGCTATTTTAGGACCAAGCGGATCAGGAAAAAGCACACTTTTAAGATGTATCAATCTCCTTGAATGCGCTGATAGTGGAACTATGCTTTTAAATAATATTAAAATTGACTTCTCCCATAAAATCAAAAAGCAGGACTTAATTAAAATTAGAAAAAATACGGGAATGGTTTTTCAAAATTACAATCTTTTTGCTAACAAAACTGCACTCCAAAATATCACACAATCTCTAATCACAGTGCATCAATACAGCAAGGCTGAAGCAGAAAATATTGCTTATGGATATTTAAAAATGGTTGGTTTAGAAGATAAAGCTAATCGCTATCCTAGTATGCTAAGTGGAGGACAGCAACAAAGAATAGGCATAGCTAGAGCTTTAGCTTTTAATCCTGAGGTTATACTCTTTGATGAGCCAACTTCCGCACTTGATCCTGAGCTTGTAGATGAAGTCTTAAATGTTATCAAAATGATTCAAAACAAAACAATGATTCTAGTAACGCACGAGCTTAATTTTGCAAGGAAAATAGCAGATAGAATCCTCTTTATGGCTGATGGGGAGATTCTAGAAGATGCAACTCCCGAAGAATTTTTTACAAAACCCAAAACACAAAGGGCTAGGCAATTTTTGGATAAATTTACAAAAATGGATTGTGAATATATTATCTAAGCCCAAAATGAAATTAGGCTAGAATTTGCAATAGTTTTAACTCCACTTTGTTTTTACTAAGCGATAACACTTCAACTTCCACATTATCGCCCTCTTTTAAAACATCAGAAACTTTTTGTTCGCGATTATTCGTGATTTTTGAAATATGCAATAGTCCATCATAGCCTTTTGGCAACTCCACAAATGCACCAAACTCCACAATCTTTTTCACTTTACCTTGATAAATATCACCAATCTTATAAAGCTCTTGAGGATTTTTTATGATTTTTAAAATGTGCATTTTAGCCGCTTCTACTTTTTCTTTATTGCTTCCACTGACTTTTACTTCACCATTTTCACGATTCAAATCCACTGCAACGCTAAATTTTTCAATAATTTCTTTAATCGTTCTCCCTGCTTGTCCAATCACATCAATAATTTTGCTAGGCTCAATTGAAAAAATTTGCAAGCTTGGCAAAACCGATTCATTAAGTACGATTTTTTCTTTTGCCTCTTCCATTAAATCCAAAATATGATTCCGCGCTTCTTTGGCTTGTGTTAATGCCTTTTGCAAAATTTCACTCTTAAGCCCACCTAGCTTAATATCCATTTGCATTGCAGTGATTCCATTCCTAGAACCAGCAATCTTAAAGTCCATATCGCCATCGTGATCTTCTAAACCCATAATATCAGTTAAAATCGCATATTTATCATTCTCACACACAAGTCCCATTGCCACTCCGGCAATTAAACTTGTGCATTTAATCCCAGCAGCAGCTAACGCTAAAGATCCACCACAAACCGTTGCCATAGATGAAGAACCATTGGATTCTAAAATTTCAGAAACAAGGCGAATCGTCTTTAAATCTCCATTAATCACACTTGCTTCCAAGGCTCTTTTAGCAAGATTCCCGTGTCCTAGCTCTCTTCTACCAGGCGCAGAAATACTACTTGCCTCCCCAACGCTAAAGGGCGGGAAGTTATAATGCACCATAAAACGCTCTTTTAGTGGTGCTTTATCCGTAAGTAATTCATAACTTTGTGCATCCATTTCTCCACCCAAAGTAGCCACCACCAAAGCCTGCGTTTGCCCACGCGTAAAAAGCGCACTTGAGTGTGCATTAGGCAGAAAATTTGTTTCAATACTAATTGGACGCACTTCTTTTAATCCTCTCCCATCAGCCCTTTTGGATTCTTCTAAAATCATTGCCCTAATAATCTCTCGCTTAATTTTTAACACACTCTCTAACACACATTTTTCAAGCGATTCTATCTCTTTTAGATTCTTCTCTTCCCATTCTTTTTGGATTTTTTTGGCAAAAGCGTGTAAAAGGCTATTGCGTTCTGTCTTAGAGAGACTTTGAATAATACTTTTTAGTTCTTCTAAATGTGATTCTTTAATGTATCCCACAATCTCACTTGAAACAAAACTTTTTCTTTTATTTTCTAAAACTATTGGAGTTTTCACAAATTCTTTAAAAGATTCCTCAAGTGCTTGACTTCTTTGAGAAATTGCCTTTTTAGCCATTTCCAAAACTTCAATCATCTCTTCTTCGCTCAATTCATTAGCACTAAACTCTGCATTCTCTCGATGAATAGCAACTCCCCCAAAACTTCTCATTTCAATCATCAATAATTCTTCTCTAACGCCACTTACAAATAAATCCAATGTGCTCTCTTCTAGCTCTTTTAAGCTAGGATTTATCACAAACTCGCCCCCTATTCTCCCAATCCTCACAGCACTCACAGGAAAACTTAGCGGAATCTCGCTCACATAAAGTGCTGCACTTGCAGCATTTAGCGCTAAAAGCTGTAAATCCGCATCTTCATCAGCACTCAAAACCATAAGGGTAATTTGTGTAGGATAACAATAATCTTTTGGGAAAAGCGGTCTTAAACTTCGATCTACAATTCTAGCACTCAAAGTTTCAAAATCACCAGGCTTAGCTTCTCTTTTGATGTAACCACCAGGAAACTTCCCTGCTGCATAAGCTTTTTCAATGTATTGAACTGTTAAGGGCAAAAAATCTTCTTCTATAACTTCTTGCGTGTCAATGGCTATAGTTGCCAATACAACATTATTTCCACTTTGCAAATAAACACTACCACTGCATTGTTTTGCAAACTTATCAAAAATATATTTTTCTTCTTTTTCTAAAAACGATAAAGTTACTTGTCCCATTTTTACTCCTTAGGCTTATGA includes these proteins:
- a CDS encoding trans-sulfuration enzyme family protein — translated: MNFSTKAITTAENPNLSGHTSSDVISPIHLSSTFAKPDYENNIKGFSYSRLTNPTREVLEKKVAALENAKHCIAYASGQAAESVAILSFLKSGDEVICFNDIYGGTRRLLSFVFNHFGIKVTYVDMTKIENIKNAINANTKAIWLESPTNPLLQICDIKAICNLAKEHNVLSIVDNTFATPFLQRPLDLGADVVLHSLTKYINGHSDSIAGAICLNDEKLYEKLRFVSNSTGMILSPFDSYLNARGVKTLKLRVQKQCENAFAVASFLEKHKKIKKVLYPGLDSHPQHTLAKEQMNGLFGAVVSAYLDTDEEGMKRFAQNLDLFILAESLGGVESLFGCPYYMSHGSVDENIKKQMNITKNLLRFSVGLEEEEDLISALDFALNKI
- a CDS encoding transporter substrate-binding domain-containing protein, translated to MKIKLLLIALIAFLLNACSNTENQQSIKVGSEGAYKPFSYVDKDGKITGYDVEVVRILQEIDPSLNFSFNYAPWNALFLGLDSARFDMLANQIIKTQEREEKYLFSKESYFVSTSQFVARADNTDINTTSDLKGKIAGCVVGSAHTKILEEWNNKNGNVLEIRYYKDLIPLLQDLVNKRIDIHLNDPASIADIIKEQKLNLKVLDERISQSPVYLIFRKENQSKELIEKVDAALIKAKKSGKLHDLSIKYFGVDQSQ
- a CDS encoding amino acid ABC transporter permease, with the translated sequence MQLFDFDYALSAIPTLLKGVPISLAIAIVGFILGAILGLILSLIRIYRIPILFQLATLYISFFRGIPVLVQIFLAYYGIPLVLRYFNYQYNLNIDISGIDAIYFMYLVYALYCSAYLSEIFRSSILSIDKGQLEAAYSVGMSTTQALFIIILPQSMLLALPNILNFFIMLIKETSLVFAASVPEIMGIATLEADRSSKFLEVYIIAALIYWVISIVLEKSFAILEAKLISYKKVMGKS
- a CDS encoding amino acid ABC transporter ATP-binding protein, which codes for MISIQNLTKSFHSHLVLKDISLNIQKNKTYAILGPSGSGKSTLLRCINLLECADSGTMLLNNIKIDFSHKIKKQDLIKIRKNTGMVFQNYNLFANKTALQNITQSLITVHQYSKAEAENIAYGYLKMVGLEDKANRYPSMLSGGQQQRIGIARALAFNPEVILFDEPTSALDPELVDEVLNVIKMIQNKTMILVTHELNFARKIADRILFMADGEILEDATPEEFFTKPKTQRARQFLDKFTKMDCEYII
- a CDS encoding polyribonucleotide nucleotidyltransferase, which translates into the protein MGQVTLSFLEKEEKYIFDKFAKQCSGSVYLQSGNNVVLATIAIDTQEVIEEDFLPLTVQYIEKAYAAGKFPGGYIKREAKPGDFETLSARIVDRSLRPLFPKDYCYPTQITLMVLSADEDADLQLLALNAASAALYVSEIPLSFPVSAVRIGRIGGEFVINPSLKELEESTLDLFVSGVREELLMIEMRSFGGVAIHRENAEFSANELSEEEMIEVLEMAKKAISQRSQALEESFKEFVKTPIVLENKRKSFVSSEIVGYIKESHLEELKSIIQSLSKTERNSLLHAFAKKIQKEWEEKNLKEIESLEKCVLESVLKIKREIIRAMILEESKRADGRGLKEVRPISIETNFLPNAHSSALFTRGQTQALVVATLGGEMDAQSYELLTDKAPLKERFMVHYNFPPFSVGEASSISAPGRRELGHGNLAKRALEASVINGDLKTIRLVSEILESNGSSSMATVCGGSLALAAAGIKCTSLIAGVAMGLVCENDKYAILTDIMGLEDHDGDMDFKIAGSRNGITAMQMDIKLGGLKSEILQKALTQAKEARNHILDLMEEAKEKIVLNESVLPSLQIFSIEPSKIIDVIGQAGRTIKEIIEKFSVAVDLNRENGEVKVSGSNKEKVEAAKMHILKIIKNPQELYKIGDIYQGKVKKIVEFGAFVELPKGYDGLLHISKITNNREQKVSDVLKEGDNVEVEVLSLSKNKVELKLLQILA